GGGTATTCAACTAACGGTACAGAACCTATCGAAGATTCGGTAACTGATGCTAAGAGGGTTAACTACTACATTCAACATCTCTATCACCTTCAGCAAGCGATTAAGGAGGGTGTTGATGTCAGAGGTTATTTTGCATGGACATTGATGGACAACTATGAGTTTACGAGTGGGTATACCGTCACGTTTGGTTTGTACCATGTAGACAGGAAAGATGGATTGAAGAGATACCCTAAAGACTCCTCCAGATGGTTTAAGAACTTTCTCCGCTCAACAAATTCAGTGGCCTAGattaattcaatcaattactcaGGTCATGCATGGCACTTGTGTCTAAAAATCTATACTGATCAATAACAAAACACAACTGTAAATACTTTACAcgatgaacaaaaacaaaaaatatgacTGCACCGAATCTATAATTAATTAGAATGAAatttgtaaaagaaaaaaatgccTTCATTGATTAATTAAACACAAATTATTAACTTGTGGACGAAATTTAGAAATATCAGCAAAGTATGGTAAGGTAGAAATATCATAATATCAATGGTTCAATTATCTTATACTACTttcatttcaaaataataggcaggtttgtatctaaatttacacacaaacctgtCTATGATTTTGAAATGGAGGGAATACTCTATTTTCAACTGATTGAAAGTAAAGTTTGAAGTATAATACTCCCACCGTCTTTGGAGAAAAGAGAATAggtcaaaaacaaataaaataaaataaataataatgataaaatctCTTCTCCAGAAATGGAGAAAGTATTGAAGATGGTTACACGGTCTTTTTAACCCAAGACTTCCACCGGGGTTTACCGAGTTCTATGAGAGATTACTAAATCCATTTTAACCATCATGATCTCAGAGTTTGAATTAGCATTTTATTAGAATATTTCAGCACTGTTATATATTTACTCAATTTGATTCTTAAAGACACTTAAATACAAACTTAACCAGCACTGTAAAGTGTTATATTAGTTGTGTATCACATGCACAAACCCAGTTAAATGATTAAGGAGATACATCGAGCAAAACATCTCATGTTTCCTTTACCTAATTCTTTACTTGAATGAGCCAAAGTCATCACAAGATAAATTAATTAGTACTAGGAGTAGGTAACTAATAATGTGAAACGATGCGCATTTAGTTAACAAGTTGCCGAATTTCACATGTAGATTAGTACAAAGGAGTAGGTAACTAATAATGTTTGGTAATGCATTTAGCgaccaaattataatttattaGGTAAACAGGCGATTAAATCAATCGAGTTTAGAATCCTATGGGATTGTTAATTAGCCTGAAGTAATTAGCTAAACAATGAGTTGTGTGCGTCTTCATGGATTTGGAAGGACTTTATTTGCCTTCATGGATTTTAacaaagaaacatgtaaacttcGCCAATGCAGTCAATGAATTCATCAAGTAGCAGTAGAACCTTATAATGGTATGCTGATATGGCACAAGCGAAGCAATAAAagaaaggagaatccactccttaatGGTGATGATAAAAgactccaatccaggagcaaagACTCTAATCCAAAAGTTAAAAGACAATAATAATGGTGTTTAACCAAACAACTTGATAGTTTCATTAATCCGATAAAAATACAGTTGTTTTACAATGAAAGGGAAATGGCTATTTATAGCATGTTGAAATAAACTTAGAAATCTAGAACATTCCTAATTAGCCTAAGGAATATATTATTCTCATAAAAGAAGATAAatctaacaaaacaaataataatcctaataaataaaatatcaaaTTGATAAATATCCAAGATATTGTCATATCTTGAAATATACTCTTTACTTTACTAATACGTCCCGTATCATATGCTCACTCACGCACCTGCTCTTTTGACCTCTCTAGAGGTGGGTTTACAATACTGAATTCTTCGCACCCTAAACTCAAAAGTACTGACTAAACTTTTACAGATGCTTTTCCTGAAATTATACAATCTTATATAAAACCTACAAAAACTCTGATGCACCGCTTAAATAGACTGCCATAGTTGTAGGATCCGCTATTTCCCAAGAGTTCACAGCCTACCGATCACCAGCACTTGTGGGTTTTGGTGGAGTCcggatagaaatcataaaactaCAAAGCGTGCCATATAATAAAGCAAACCAAACCTAGCATGAACAGCCTAGCTCGCCATCACTGACCATTTTAAAATCTTAACTAAATTATTTACGGCTGCTCTGTTTTTTTCAAAGGTGGCTGCTCTGTATGTATATGTAGATATATAGATAAATAGATATGAGCGTAGTAGTTTAATTATTAACAATTAATTATTCTGAAGCATGTTCTTAAATTGATTTATAAATgataaataatacaagttgttccCTCCTCATAATACTTTCGCTTTCGCATAAGAAAATAACTTCACCCACgtgatataaatttttttttttgaagcataaagtGCATTTGTTGTACCTAATACAAAGGTTTTATTCAGAACCAAAATTAAGATAAGAAGATGTGAGCTTACTTTTTTCTTCATATATGTGCGCTCCTTCATTTGGAAACAACACAAGACAAGTTAGGAAAGCATGTCTCTCTCACACTTGGCCACCACCACCATACCCTCGGCTACCGCCGGCAATAATCCTCTTCATAGGATAAAGTCGGTACAACCTCGAGTTCACGTTAGCAAGAGAGTGTCTTACACCACTTgtgagaagaaacaaaaaaaagatgGCTCGGATGTAAACCATGTTGTCGATCGAAGAAATGTTCTTTTAGGATTAGGAGGTATGTGTAGTGCAACTGCAACTATGGGGAGCCAAGGCATGTCTGCACTTGGCGCACCATTAGCTGTACCTGACCTATCAAAATGTCATCTAGCATCAGATGGTGAAACAAAGATCAATTGCTGTCCACCATATTCCACTGCAAATATCATCGACTTTCAGCCGCCGTCAAGTCGCGAGCCAATGAGAGTAAGAAAACCTGCTCACTTGCTAACACCATTCGAAGTCGAAAGATTTGAAGCAGCCATTACTGCTATGAAAAATCTAAAACCAGATGATCCATGGAGTTACATGCAACAAGCAACCATTCACTGTACTTTTTGTAACGGTGCCTTTGATCAAGCCGGAACTAAGACTTTACTTCAAATTCATGGAAGTTGGTTTTTCCTTCCATGGCACCGATACTATCTCTACTTCTGGGAAAGAATTCTCGGAAAGCTAATCAATGATGATACTTTCGCAATTCCTTATTGGAACTGGGATACTCCTCAAGGTATGAAGATGCCCAAGATATACACGAACGAAAAATCTACCCTTCACGACGGTACAAGAGATAAGAATCATCTTTCTGCGGTGTTGGATTACAAGTATGCTTATAATGATCCAAACCCAGTTGGACCTGAAGTCGACGAAGTGATAATGGCTAATATGTGCCAAATCGACAGAATGTTCAAGGAATCAAAACATCATCCAGCTTTGTTCATGGGGAAACCACTTAGGGCAGGTCAACCTGTTCCGACAAATGCATCAGGAAGTTGTGAAAATTTACATAATATGATGCACCAATGGGTTGGACCTCCTGTGTCTCCTTACTATAATATGGGTAACTTCTACACAGCTGCTAGAGATACCATTTTCTTTGGTCACCATGGTAATGTCGATCGTATGTGGGATCTTTACAATAAGTTCCGTGGTGGGAAACCAGAATTTAAGGACCATGACTGGCTTGAATCCGAGTTCGTATTCTACGATGAGAACCGCCAGGTTGTCAAGGTTAAGGTACGGTACAGCACAGCACAGCACCATGATTTCTGTTTATTTAACGATTGTTTGTCTTTAATCATCATGTCTTTTAGTGAATTAAAAACCAAACTTGAGAAATTGAATAACATATCTCTTTTACTAACTCTTGGTCAAATTACAGGTGAAGGATTGTCTTACTCCCGAACAACTCCGGTTCAGTTACCAAACCCAAAAGCTTCCCTGGACAGACATTGGCCGTAAATGCAAGAAAGTTAAGGCAGCAAAGAAAAGAAGTGCTGGTGGAGATGAATTGAAACTCATCCCGGTTTCTGAATTCGGATCACAAACTAGAAATGTGAATACAGAGATAATTCGAGCAATCGTAAAGAGGCCAAAGATATCCCGTACCAAGAACCAAAAAGAAGACGCTTCTGAGGTTCTATTTATCAGGGGTGTTGACGTTCCAGGCGGAGCTGCGGCTAGATTCGATGTTTACGTGACAAAACCTATTCAAGGATTTATGGCTCCTGATCTCGGCGAATTGGCTGgtagttttgtgaaaatacctcATGGTCATCATTTTTCACATCATTCCAAGCATAAGGCAAGTTTGGAACTAGGCATAACTAGGTTACTCGAAGATATTGAAGCTGAGGATTCTGAAACGTTGGTGGTTACTATTGTACCTCGTCATGGCAAGGCTACAATTGAAGGTATTGATATTGAATTGTTCgaccatgatgatgatgattagttGTTAGATTACAACTACATTTTGAGGTCCGTTAATTCAGTGAttctttggttgttttttttctttcaataagTTAGGAACCGATTTGGTTGATGGTTCTTTGTCATTGTAATTGATTCCTTAATGTATTTATTGACATACAAATCCAAAGTAATGTGTGGTACCATTATTAATTCCCTGGAGTAATGCCATTCCTTATATGCTTGCACACCTTTAGCAAATCCAAAGTAATGTGTGGTACCAATATTAATTCCCTGGAGTGGTTTCATGACAACATCTGACACAAACTGAGGGTGCATGTATGAATCGCGGATCTTGTGATGCAGCAAGGCCCTGATGGAAGCTTGAAACTTTGGACTGATCTTCTGAGGTTTGTAAGAAACATTGAATTCAGGTATTTCTGCATCTGAACTCTACACATCATCTGGCTTCAAGAGACCAGCCTGTACATGCAGCATAATCATGAACTCCACTCATTTCAAGTTCATATAATGCATGTCTTCAAAAAATGAACGATAAAAAGCACATAGAAAACATATGATTCTAAAGAATGTACCAGCATGCGGATAAATGTTGTC
This is a stretch of genomic DNA from Papaver somniferum cultivar HN1 chromosome 1, ASM357369v1, whole genome shotgun sequence. It encodes these proteins:
- the LOC113276494 gene encoding polyphenol oxidase, chloroplastic-like, whose product is MSLSHLATTTIPSATAGNNPLHRIKSVQPRVHVSKRVSYTTCEKKQKKDGSDVNHVVDRRNVLLGLGGMCSATATMGSQGMSALGAPLAVPDLSKCHLASDGETKINCCPPYSTANIIDFQPPSSREPMRVRKPAHLLTPFEVERFEAAITAMKNLKPDDPWSYMQQATIHCTFCNGAFDQAGTKTLLQIHGSWFFLPWHRYYLYFWERILGKLINDDTFAIPYWNWDTPQGMKMPKIYTNEKSTLHDGTRDKNHLSAVLDYKYAYNDPNPVGPEVDEVIMANMCQIDRMFKESKHHPALFMGKPLRAGQPVPTNASGSCENLHNMMHQWVGPPVSPYYNMGNFYTAARDTIFFGHHGNVDRMWDLYNKFRGGKPEFKDHDWLESEFVFYDENRQVVKVKVKDCLTPEQLRFSYQTQKLPWTDIGRKCKKVKAAKKRSAGGDELKLIPVSEFGSQTRNVNTEIIRAIVKRPKISRTKNQKEDASEVLFIRGVDVPGGAAARFDVYVTKPIQGFMAPDLGELAGSFVKIPHGHHFSHHSKHKASLELGITRLLEDIEAEDSETLVVTIVPRHGKATIEGIDIELFDHDDDD